The following proteins are co-located in the Rippkaea orientalis PCC 8801 genome:
- a CDS encoding glycosyltransferase family 2 protein has product MISIYILTYNEEVDIADCIESVIRLSDDVIIVDSFSSDKTIEIASRYPVQIVQHKFESHGQQRTWMLKTIPTKNQWVYILEADERMTPELFAECIAASQRQQAIGYYVAERVMFMGQWIRRSTQYPRYQMRLFDKDKVWFTDYGHTEREVCSGSVDFLKETYPHYTCSKGLSRWIEKHNRYSTDEAKETLRQLEKGAVSWQQLLWGKSEVERRRALKDLSLRIPLRPLVRWFYMYFILGGILDGKAGFAWCTLQAFYEYLILLKVEEFKTHPTLTMSVSNTIESKELNKLPQKLT; this is encoded by the coding sequence ATGATTTCCATTTATATCTTAACCTATAACGAAGAAGTTGATATCGCTGATTGCATCGAGTCGGTGATTAGACTATCTGATGATGTCATTATTGTGGATTCTTTTAGTAGTGACAAAACCATTGAAATTGCCTCACGCTATCCGGTTCAGATTGTTCAACATAAATTTGAAAGCCATGGTCAACAACGCACCTGGATGCTCAAAACAATTCCAACAAAAAATCAATGGGTGTATATTTTAGAAGCTGATGAAAGAATGACCCCTGAGTTATTTGCTGAATGTATCGCTGCAAGTCAACGCCAACAGGCCATCGGCTACTATGTTGCTGAACGAGTGATGTTTATGGGGCAATGGATTCGTCGCAGTACCCAATACCCTCGCTATCAAATGCGCTTGTTCGACAAAGATAAAGTTTGGTTTACTGATTATGGTCACACAGAACGGGAAGTTTGCTCCGGTTCTGTGGATTTTTTAAAAGAGACCTATCCCCATTATACCTGTAGTAAAGGGTTGAGTCGGTGGATTGAAAAACATAATCGTTATTCCACTGATGAAGCCAAAGAAACGCTCCGTCAATTAGAAAAAGGAGCCGTCAGTTGGCAACAACTATTATGGGGTAAATCTGAAGTAGAAAGGCGACGGGCTCTTAAAGATTTGTCTTTACGGATTCCTTTAAGACCTCTGGTACGCTGGTTTTATATGTATTTTATTCTAGGGGGGATTCTTGATGGAAAAGCAGGATTTGCTTGGTGTACTCTTCAAGCATTTTATGAGTATTTGATTTTACTGAAAGTCGAAGAATTTAAAACCCATCCAACCTTGACCATGTCTGTGTCTAATACGATTGAATCTAAGGAACTAAATAAATTACCCCAGAAATTAACGTAA
- the pgsA gene encoding CDP-diacylglycerol--glycerol-3-phosphate 3-phosphatidyltransferase, translating into MNLPTWITISRLLGLPFLFYFLNNPTPSYRWISVIIFVVAAGTDWLDGYLARKLNQVTELGKFLDPLVDKLLVLGPLLNLIDLGEVPPWGVFLILSRELAIAGWRVNPNLTGKASIQGANWWGKLKTVSQIIAIALLMAPLPSTWTIPSLIVFWLSVMLTLISGVIYLVP; encoded by the coding sequence ATGAATCTGCCAACTTGGATTACAATTTCTCGCCTCTTAGGACTACCTTTTCTCTTTTATTTTTTAAATAATCCTACACCATCCTATCGTTGGATTAGTGTGATTATTTTCGTCGTCGCAGCCGGGACAGATTGGCTCGATGGTTACTTAGCGAGAAAACTCAATCAAGTCACAGAATTAGGAAAATTTCTTGATCCTTTAGTGGATAAATTGTTAGTCCTGGGTCCTTTATTAAATTTAATTGACTTAGGAGAAGTTCCCCCTTGGGGAGTGTTCTTAATTTTGAGTCGGGAGTTAGCGATCGCGGGATGGCGAGTCAATCCGAATTTAACGGGAAAGGCAAGCATTCAAGGGGCTAATTGGTGGGGAAAATTGAAAACGGTTAGCCAAATTATAGCGATCGCCCTATTAATGGCTCCCCTTCCTTCAACTTGGACTATCCCGTCTCTAATTGTCTTTTGGTTATCAGTAATGCTTACGTTAATTTCTGGGGTAATTTATTTAGTTCCTTAG
- a CDS encoding Uma2 family endonuclease, translating into MIQTTIPNPFNITVSDQITWEKLPDDFVLPDDPVDNINQPTLAAALTESLELAGRLGDKAITTTNYGICSRLNDKFVVKAPDWSYIPQITVPREEVIRSYTPHLQGEIPAIVMEFLSDTEGTEYSSKPTFPPGKWFFYEKILKVPNYVIFEPNQGLLELYQLDESGEYQLKSANEVGRHWIPQLDLYLGVWQGIREKRPGYWLRWWTAEGDLLLWGSELANQERQRAETERQRAETEYQRAETERQRAEKLAAFLREQGIDPDTL; encoded by the coding sequence ATGATACAGACAACCATTCCCAACCCTTTTAATATAACAGTTTCTGACCAAATTACTTGGGAAAAATTACCCGATGATTTTGTTTTACCCGATGATCCCGTGGATAACATTAATCAACCGACTTTAGCCGCAGCCCTCACAGAAAGCCTAGAATTAGCTGGTAGACTAGGAGATAAGGCCATCACAACGACCAATTATGGTATTTGCTCCCGATTAAACGACAAATTTGTGGTTAAAGCCCCAGATTGGTCTTATATTCCCCAGATTACCGTCCCTAGAGAAGAAGTCATCCGTAGCTATACCCCCCATCTTCAAGGAGAAATTCCCGCGATCGTCATGGAATTTCTCTCGGATACAGAAGGCACTGAATATTCAAGTAAACCAACGTTTCCCCCTGGAAAATGGTTTTTTTACGAAAAAATCCTCAAAGTTCCTAACTATGTCATCTTTGAACCCAATCAAGGATTGCTCGAATTATATCAACTCGATGAGTCAGGGGAATACCAATTAAAATCAGCTAATGAAGTTGGACGGCACTGGATTCCTCAACTTGATTTATATTTAGGAGTCTGGCAGGGAATCAGAGAAAAACGCCCCGGATATTGGTTACGATGGTGGACAGCCGAAGGAGACTTGTTATTGTGGGGTTCAGAATTAGCTAATCAAGAACGCCAACGCGCTGAAACCGAACGTCAACGCGCTGAAACCGAATATCAACGCGCTGAAACCGAACGTCAACGCGCTGAAAAGTTAGCAGCGTTTTTGCGAGAACAGGGAATTGATCCTGATACCCTGTGA
- a CDS encoding TIGR03790 family protein has translation MVYLIKIFLIFLLAISLNSCNLTSEKSQNQTLAIIVNQADPLSVKIGHYYRQKHHIPKRLLIEVKFAPHRSVLSPQEFQKIQAQVQSRTPANIQSYALTWARPYRVGCMSITSAFALGFDATYCAKGCTPTKPNPYFHSHSSQPYTDFGIRTTMAIAATNFEQAKQLIDRGVASDATYPQGTAYLMDTTDKARNVRAALYNNIKENLGKRLPIKVIKANSLTNQSDVLFYFTGLANIPNLETNRFVSGAIGDHLTSFGGQLTDSRQMSSLRWLEAGATGSYGTVVEPCNFPQKFPHPGLVMYYYLHGDTLINAYWKSVAWVGQGLFIGEPLARPFGRSSL, from the coding sequence ATGGTCTATCTCATTAAAATATTCCTAATTTTTTTGTTGGCCATCAGTTTAAATAGTTGTAATTTAACTTCAGAAAAATCTCAAAATCAGACCCTTGCTATCATTGTTAATCAAGCTGATCCCCTCAGTGTTAAAATTGGTCACTACTACCGACAAAAACACCATATTCCCAAGAGATTGTTAATTGAGGTCAAATTTGCTCCCCACCGTTCTGTTCTGTCTCCCCAAGAATTTCAGAAAATTCAAGCTCAAGTTCAATCTCGAACTCCTGCTAATATTCAAAGCTATGCTTTAACTTGGGCTCGTCCCTATCGGGTGGGGTGTATGTCCATTACCAGTGCGTTTGCTTTGGGTTTCGATGCGACTTACTGCGCGAAGGGATGTACTCCAACTAAACCTAACCCCTATTTCCATAGCCATAGTTCCCAACCCTACACCGATTTTGGAATACGAACGACTATGGCGATCGCAGCTACTAATTTTGAGCAAGCGAAACAACTGATTGATCGAGGGGTAGCCTCTGATGCAACTTACCCTCAAGGAACCGCTTACTTGATGGATACGACAGACAAAGCTCGGAATGTTCGTGCTGCACTCTATAATAATATTAAGGAAAATCTGGGCAAACGCTTACCCATTAAGGTCATCAAAGCTAATAGCCTCACTAATCAGTCGGATGTTTTATTTTACTTTACGGGACTAGCTAATATTCCTAATCTTGAAACGAATCGCTTTGTTTCAGGGGCGATTGGCGATCATCTTACGTCCTTTGGGGGTCAACTCACCGATAGTCGTCAAATGAGTAGTCTACGGTGGCTAGAAGCTGGCGCAACAGGAAGTTATGGAACGGTAGTAGAACCTTGCAATTTTCCTCAAAAATTCCCCCATCCTGGCTTGGTAATGTACTATTATTTACACGGAGATACCCTAATCAATGCTTATTGGAAAAGTGTTGCCTGGGTAGGGCAAGGTCTATTTATCGGGGAACCGTTAGCCCGTCCTTTTGGTCGTTCCTCCCTTTAA
- a CDS encoding NAD(P)H-quinone oxidoreductase subunit 4, which produces MIINQFPWLTAMILLPLVAACGIPLLPDKDGKLVRWYALGVGLADFILMCYVFWNNYDISNPTFQLTEKYAWLPQIGLSWAVSVDGISMPLVLLAGLVTTLSIFAAWQVDRKPKLFYFLMLLLYSAQIGVFVAQDLLLLFIMWELELVPVYLLVSIWGGQKRRYAAMKFLLYTAAASIFILIAALAMGIYGGGQMTFDIVELAAKNYPLALELPLYAGLLIAFGVKLAIFPLHTWLPDAHGEASSPVSMILAGVLLKMGAYGLIRLNLEMLSDAHVYFAPILVVLGVINIVYGGFASFAQSNMKRRLAYSSVSHMGFVLIGIASFSDIGISGAMLQLISHGLIAAVLFFLAGVTYDRTHTMLLDEMGDIGQVIPKVFALFTIGAMASLALPGMSGFASEISVFVGVTSGDVYSSVFRTVTVFLAAVGLILTPIYLLSMLRQLFYGSDKVLTCGLTNTQSLNPGEEKAVCFGNSCVLPSEAHFSDAKPRELLIALSFLVLIIGIGFYPKLFTQMYDVKTVAINTQVRQSYQQIAEINPDVYAFASSTKKVTEVASGLGISR; this is translated from the coding sequence ATGATAATCAATCAATTCCCTTGGTTGACGGCAATGATCCTGCTACCACTTGTAGCTGCTTGTGGTATTCCCTTATTGCCTGATAAAGATGGTAAATTAGTCCGTTGGTACGCCCTAGGGGTAGGTCTTGCGGATTTTATCCTAATGTGCTATGTCTTTTGGAATAATTATGATATCAGTAACCCCACCTTTCAACTAACAGAAAAATACGCTTGGTTGCCCCAAATTGGACTAAGTTGGGCGGTTTCCGTCGATGGAATCTCGATGCCTTTGGTCTTATTAGCGGGACTTGTTACTACCCTTTCTATCTTTGCAGCTTGGCAAGTTGATCGCAAGCCAAAACTTTTTTACTTCTTGATGCTGCTATTATATTCAGCCCAAATCGGCGTATTTGTGGCTCAGGACTTACTGTTACTCTTTATTATGTGGGAACTGGAATTAGTTCCCGTTTATCTTTTGGTTTCTATCTGGGGAGGACAAAAACGCCGTTATGCAGCAATGAAGTTCCTTCTCTACACCGCAGCAGCTTCTATCTTTATCTTAATAGCAGCCTTAGCCATGGGAATCTATGGTGGCGGTCAAATGACCTTTGATATAGTAGAACTCGCGGCTAAAAATTATCCTCTTGCCTTAGAATTACCTCTGTATGCTGGATTATTGATTGCCTTTGGTGTCAAGTTAGCCATTTTCCCTCTACATACTTGGTTGCCTGATGCCCACGGTGAAGCATCGTCTCCTGTATCCATGATTTTAGCCGGAGTTCTCCTAAAAATGGGAGCCTATGGCTTAATTCGCCTGAACTTAGAAATGCTTTCCGATGCCCATGTCTATTTTGCCCCGATTTTAGTAGTTTTAGGGGTGATTAACATTGTTTACGGCGGTTTTGCTTCTTTTGCTCAATCGAACATGAAACGCCGTTTAGCCTATTCCTCCGTGTCTCACATGGGGTTTGTTTTAATCGGTATTGCCTCCTTTAGCGATATTGGCATCAGTGGGGCAATGTTACAGTTAATTTCCCACGGGTTAATCGCTGCGGTGTTGTTCTTCCTCGCGGGGGTTACTTACGATCGCACCCATACTATGCTGTTAGACGAAATGGGAGATATTGGTCAAGTAATACCCAAAGTTTTCGCCCTATTTACTATCGGTGCGATGGCTTCTTTAGCTCTCCCTGGAATGAGTGGGTTTGCCAGTGAAATTTCGGTTTTTGTCGGTGTAACGAGTGGTGATGTCTATAGCTCTGTTTTCCGCACTGTAACGGTGTTTTTAGCAGCAGTAGGGCTGATTTTAACCCCCATCTACTTACTATCCATGCTACGGCAACTTTTCTACGGGTCTGATAAGGTATTAACCTGTGGGTTGACCAATACTCAATCCCTCAATCCAGGTGAAGAAAAAGCCGTCTGTTTCGGAAATAGTTGTGTTTTACCAAGTGAGGCACATTTTAGCGATGCTAAACCCCGTGAACTGTTAATTGCCTTGAGTTTCTTGGTCTTAATTATTGGGATTGGCTTCTATCCTAAGCTATTTACCCAAATGTATGACGTGAAGACCGTGGCCATTAATACTCAAGTCCGTCAATCCTATCAACAAATCGCCGAAATCAATCCTGACGTTTATGCCTTTGCTTCCTCCACTAAAAAAGTAACTGAAGTGGCATCAGGGTTAGGGATTTCTCGTTAA
- a CDS encoding chloride channel protein has product MANSNLLRLFTGIGRWAIGGSLGGLVGSLTAVMLTQAIKQVLDFVSGLGTLWMLLLPLFGITLAVLVLNVIGKGVPVQTLAPLQDENLDRPPKLTWYTFPHDVARADLTGDVVNTAGAEERFPWKRAPLRALAILSTVGLGAAMGTESPAAHIGVATGVWLSSRNPALGWLVRPAAIGGGAAAVSALMGIPLVGSFFMFELGRRRKIPLTPERAAAMLTGGLMGWGVNVVFNLSLIRLVVPRVPPADLWEAVTAALFIGALAGVITSLSGEAIYWARGLQTRPAVRLLLGGLAMVVLALVIAQIASPGAAFGPGGAAIVWAETVDPSPYHLLAVSLLRAAFTTAAVVAGGCGGVFVPFLAIGDLGGRVFAAAFGVPSDLAGAAGAAAGIAGGYRLPLTAMAMVLGVGGPTGATLTCLATVGVATLSGLIAARTADKLSDSLREAMGKNPSSED; this is encoded by the coding sequence ATGGCAAATAGCAATTTACTACGTCTGTTTACAGGAATCGGCAGATGGGCGATCGGTGGTTCGCTTGGAGGGTTGGTCGGCTCCCTGACGGCGGTGATGCTAACTCAGGCGATCAAGCAAGTTCTCGATTTCGTCTCCGGCCTAGGTACTCTCTGGATGCTGCTCTTGCCACTGTTCGGCATTACGTTAGCGGTACTGGTACTGAATGTCATCGGTAAGGGCGTGCCCGTACAAACATTAGCTCCGCTTCAGGACGAAAATCTTGATCGGCCTCCTAAACTGACCTGGTACACTTTCCCTCATGATGTCGCTCGAGCCGATCTGACGGGTGACGTGGTAAATACGGCCGGAGCGGAGGAGCGGTTTCCTTGGAAGCGTGCACCGTTGCGCGCCCTCGCTATCTTGTCTACGGTCGGGTTGGGAGCGGCGATGGGAACCGAATCCCCGGCAGCCCATATCGGCGTAGCGACAGGAGTCTGGTTAAGTAGCCGAAATCCAGCACTAGGCTGGCTGGTACGTCCCGCCGCAATCGGTGGTGGTGCGGCGGCGGTGTCAGCCTTAATGGGTATTCCTCTGGTGGGTAGCTTCTTCATGTTCGAGTTGGGTCGGCGGCGAAAAATTCCCCTTACCCCGGAACGGGCAGCAGCGATGTTAACGGGGGGACTGATGGGTTGGGGGGTAAACGTTGTCTTCAACCTCAGTCTGATCCGGCTGGTCGTACCTAGGGTTCCCCCTGCTGACTTGTGGGAGGCGGTGACGGCGGCGTTGTTCATCGGAGCCCTCGCGGGTGTTATTACATCGCTATCGGGTGAGGCGATCTACTGGGCTAGAGGCTTACAGACCCGTCCGGCCGTTCGTCTGCTGTTGGGGGGTCTGGCCATGGTGGTGCTGGCACTCGTGATAGCACAAATCGCTTCTCCGGGGGCGGCTTTCGGTCCGGGTGGAGCAGCCATTGTCTGGGCCGAAACCGTTGATCCATCCCCTTACCACTTGCTGGCTGTATCCTTGCTCCGAGCGGCATTCACCACGGCGGCAGTCGTAGCGGGGGGGTGTGGTGGAGTGTTTGTCCCTTTCCTAGCGATCGGTGACTTGGGTGGCCGGGTGTTCGCGGCGGCTTTCGGGGTACCATCGGATCTGGCAGGGGCGGCCGGAGCGGCGGCAGGTATCGCCGGTGGCTATCGGCTACCTCTGACAGCCATGGCGATGGTGCTAGGGGTCGGTGGTCCGACAGGTGCGACGCTAACTTGCCTCGCGACGGTTGGGGTTGCTACTCTTTCGGGATTGATAGCCGCGCGGACGGCCGATAAACTCTCTGATTCTTTACGGGAGGCGATGGGAAAGAATCCATCGTCGGAGGATTAA
- a CDS encoding mechanosensitive ion channel family protein → MFLVLGFSITGYARQQTPNPSPSPQTTLETLGEGFPVILDGYTLFQVHHGTGSLNAEERARALSRRIERIASDDSLSPNDLTIRVDPADNSPSIILGDKVILTVTPQDAKLYQETQTKIANRALGEVKTAIERYRIARQADHLLRGAIHTAIATGVLYLLITAILFLSGRIFPAIRRTIISLVPGWRIQNFEILSPEKIGNIVLQILKFLRLLVILTLVCFYLTFVLRLFPWTRQFGDNFLTTFLNTLDLVAKQIAIYLPNLLVVAIITAITYYVLKTIRPFFTAIERGNLRFQGFYPDWAQPTYFILKFLIIALAAVLAFPYLPGFDSPAFQGVSVFLGILFSLGSTSVIANIVGGVILIYTRAFQLRDVISIGDVTGDVIEKTLLVTRIRTPTNRIVTIPNSALLNTNVVNFSVSQREFDRPLILQTTITLGYDLPWRKVHAVLIEAALKTEHILRDPAPFVLQASLDDFSVAYQVNAYTDHPQLFPIIYSELHQNMQDKCNEAGIEILSPNYFALRDGNHSTMPENYLPTDYQTPTFGINSGNPNG, encoded by the coding sequence TTGTTCCTTGTACTGGGTTTTTCGATAACGGGATACGCTCGACAACAAACCCCGAATCCTAGCCCGTCACCACAGACTACCCTAGAAACCCTTGGGGAAGGTTTTCCCGTAATCCTAGACGGTTATACCCTTTTTCAAGTACATCATGGGACTGGTTCGTTGAACGCGGAAGAGAGAGCGCGCGCTCTCTCGCGACGGATCGAGAGAATTGCCTCGGATGACAGTCTTTCTCCGAATGATCTGACGATTCGAGTTGATCCGGCCGATAACTCCCCCTCGATTATTTTAGGGGATAAGGTGATCCTCACCGTTACCCCCCAAGATGCCAAACTGTATCAGGAAACCCAGACAAAAATCGCAAACCGCGCGCTAGGGGAAGTGAAAACCGCGATCGAACGCTACCGGATCGCTCGTCAAGCCGATCATTTATTACGGGGCGCGATCCACACAGCGATCGCCACGGGGGTGTTATACCTATTGATCACCGCGATTCTATTCCTATCGGGGCGAATTTTTCCCGCGATCCGACGAACGATCATCTCCCTAGTTCCGGGATGGCGGATTCAGAATTTTGAAATCCTGTCACCGGAGAAAATCGGGAATATTGTGCTGCAGATTCTGAAATTCCTTCGCCTTCTGGTAATTTTAACCTTAGTGTGTTTCTATTTAACTTTCGTACTACGGTTATTCCCGTGGACGAGACAATTCGGCGATAACTTTCTCACGACTTTTCTCAATACGCTGGATCTGGTCGCTAAACAGATCGCCATTTATCTGCCGAATCTTCTCGTCGTCGCTATCATCACCGCGATCACCTACTATGTTCTGAAAACGATCCGACCGTTTTTTACGGCGATCGAGCGGGGAAATCTGAGATTTCAGGGGTTTTATCCCGATTGGGCGCAACCGACCTATTTTATTTTAAAGTTCCTCATTATCGCGCTGGCCGCGGTACTCGCGTTTCCCTACCTGCCGGGGTTTGATTCTCCCGCGTTTCAAGGAGTATCGGTCTTTTTAGGCATTTTATTCTCCCTCGGTTCTACTTCGGTGATCGCCAATATCGTCGGGGGAGTGATTTTAATCTATACCCGCGCGTTTCAACTGCGGGATGTTATCTCGATTGGCGATGTGACGGGAGACGTGATCGAGAAAACCTTATTAGTTACGCGAATTCGCACCCCCACGAATCGCATCGTTACAATTCCCAATTCGGCTCTTTTAAATACGAATGTCGTTAATTTTAGCGTCTCCCAGAGGGAATTTGATCGCCCTCTCATCCTACAAACCACAATCACGTTAGGCTACGATCTACCCTGGCGAAAAGTTCACGCCGTCCTCATCGAAGCGGCCTTAAAAACCGAACATATCCTCCGCGATCCCGCGCCTTTCGTCCTACAAGCGAGTCTCGATGATTTCTCGGTGGCTTATCAGGTGAACGCTTATACCGATCACCCGCAATTATTTCCGATTATCTATTCGGAACTACACCAGAATATGCAGGATAAATGTAACGAAGCGGGAATCGAAATTCTCTCTCCCAATTATTTCGCCCTTCGTGATGGTAATCATTCAACCATGCCCGAAAATTATCTCCCAACGGATTATCAAACGCCGACCTTTGGCATTAATTCGGGGAATCCGAACGGATAA
- the sipA gene encoding regulatory protein SipA, with product MDASEITAGCQVRLINRPPYLKTADPMPMLRPPDILAIGEEGTIVDRRPGNYWRVRFARGVFLLESQYLEKVVPPELSKEEK from the coding sequence ATGGATGCTTCAGAAATTACTGCGGGTTGTCAAGTACGGTTAATCAATCGTCCTCCCTATCTAAAAACGGCTGATCCCATGCCGATGTTACGTCCTCCTGACATTTTAGCGATCGGGGAAGAAGGAACGATTGTTGATCGCCGCCCAGGGAATTATTGGCGGGTTCGCTTTGCTAGAGGGGTTTTTTTATTAGAAAGTCAGTATCTAGAAAAAGTCGTTCCTCCTGAATTATCCAAAGAAGAAAAATAG
- a CDS encoding sirohydrochlorin chelatase — MPTVQVNDRLSLTSLHFPPLPLQRPLLMIGHGTRDTDGRQTFLDFVDAYQGLDLSRPVVPCFLELTEPSIAQGVDYCVSQGYNEISALPILLFAARHNKFDVTNELDRTRQRYPQLTFHYGRHFGITPGLLNLWNERLAELDTPEANPHQIPRLETVLLFVGRGSSDPDANSDVYKLSRMLWEGSGYLTVETCFIGITHPRLEEGFRRARLYHPRRIIVIPYFLFTGALVKKIFQISAEQQTQFPEIEITCLPEMGIHPQLLQIVREREIETQQGQVQMNCEMCKFRLAAIADHHHSHPHDHHHDHHGHHHHHSSPDPYAKVEDYHRRIWQTP; from the coding sequence ATGCCGACAGTTCAGGTCAACGATCGCCTCTCCCTTACTTCCCTTCATTTCCCTCCTCTTCCCCTGCAACGTCCGTTGTTAATGATCGGCCATGGAACCAGAGACACCGATGGACGACAAACCTTTCTCGATTTTGTGGACGCATACCAAGGGTTAGATCTTTCCCGTCCTGTGGTTCCCTGTTTTTTAGAATTGACAGAACCTTCGATCGCTCAAGGGGTAGACTATTGTGTATCCCAAGGTTATAACGAAATTTCAGCTTTACCCATTTTACTGTTTGCGGCACGTCATAATAAATTTGATGTCACCAACGAACTCGATCGCACTCGTCAACGTTACCCTCAACTAACATTTCATTATGGCCGTCATTTTGGGATTACTCCTGGCCTGCTGAATTTGTGGAACGAACGGTTAGCCGAATTAGACACCCCTGAAGCGAACCCCCATCAAATTCCTCGCCTTGAGACGGTATTATTATTTGTAGGACGGGGTTCTAGTGATCCTGATGCTAATAGCGATGTCTATAAACTATCCCGAATGTTATGGGAAGGTAGCGGCTATCTGACGGTAGAAACCTGTTTTATTGGGATTACCCATCCCCGTTTAGAGGAAGGGTTTCGTCGCGCAAGACTGTATCATCCTAGACGCATTATTGTAATCCCTTATTTTCTGTTTACGGGGGCATTAGTTAAGAAAATTTTCCAAATTTCCGCCGAACAGCAAACCCAATTCCCTGAAATTGAGATCACTTGTTTACCAGAAATGGGGATTCATCCTCAACTGTTACAGATAGTCAGGGAACGGGAAATTGAAACTCAGCAAGGTCAGGTACAGATGAACTGTGAAATGTGTAAATTTCGCTTAGCGGCGATCGCGGATCATCATCACTCTCACCCTCATGATCACCACCATGATCACCATGGTCATCATCATCACCATTCGAGTCCTGATCCCTATGCTAAGGTGGAAGATTATCATCGTCGTATCTGGCAAACACCTTGA
- a CDS encoding c-type cytochrome: MLNKLLLLALSILIGFMIISQVPVWAVDLNHGEEIFSIHCAGCHPNGSNIIRRGKNLKLKALQKNKVDSLEAIAALVTNGKNNMSAYSDRLTPEEIQAVSVYVLEQAQNNWTK, translated from the coding sequence ATGTTAAACAAATTACTTTTATTGGCTTTGTCTATTTTAATCGGATTCATGATTATTAGTCAAGTTCCTGTGTGGGCAGTTGATCTTAATCATGGGGAAGAAATTTTTAGTATTCACTGTGCGGGTTGTCATCCCAATGGTAGTAATATTATTAGACGCGGTAAAAATTTAAAACTCAAAGCTTTACAAAAAAATAAGGTTGATTCCTTAGAGGCGATCGCGGCTTTAGTTACCAATGGGAAAAACAATATGTCTGCTTATAGTGATCGTCTAACACCAGAAGAAATTCAAGCGGTTTCTGTGTATGTTCTTGAACAAGCACAAAATAATTGGACTAAGTAA
- a CDS encoding Uma2 family endonuclease translates to MSIILPNPKAIYCFEELLELEELTHRKYELINGHIVAMTGGSKAHNLIALGLFTEIDAQKEKTCRFYVAVEMNFT, encoded by the coding sequence ATGAGCATTATATTACCTAATCCAAAAGCGATTTATTGCTTTGAGGAATTACTAGAATTGGAGGAATTGACTCATCGTAAATACGAGTTAATTAATGGTCATATCGTGGCTATGACAGGGGGAAGTAAAGCACATAATTTAATTGCCCTTGGACTATTTACAGAAATTGACGCTCAAAAAGAGAAAACGTGCCGATTTTATGTTGCTGTAGAGATGAACTTTACTTAG